A stretch of the Plasmodium berghei ANKA genome assembly, chromosome: 10 genome encodes the following:
- a CDS encoding fam-a protein: MSKWYITLFFCVLIVFAYMNNKAIANSPAPLDQGSDPENPLLCRDPEEIRKAAELMNEAVIHLQYHATSTENYILISNYNNGRSVYFKNHGGHTIIEKLNNKISDSNKYNTIIKEICDLNRIKIVDGNVLTGKVVHVYSPNLVMVQQRFRNLFELPQKYFYALAAKFEISENTTVIVYVSANINDHNRADKKFYKNTILESANLFKTEVNSEIDIRSGELKKLFINLLGFFIKKEDEHVDLTCVSSIYDVSNAKNPFTKMCRA, from the exons ATGAGCAAATGGTAcataacattatttttttgtgttttaATCGTATTTGCATATATGAACAATAAAGCTATTGCAAATAGTCCTGCTCC TTTGGATCAAGGAAGTGACCCAGAAAACCCCCTATTATGCAGAGATCCTGAAGAAATTAGGAAAGCAGCAGAACTTATGAACGAAGCTGTGATACATTTACAATATCATGCTACAAGTACAGAGAATTACATATTAATTtctaattataataatggtAGAAGCGTATATTTTAAGAATCATGGAGGTCATACaataattgaaaaattaaataataaaatctCTGATTCCAATAAG TATAATACCATAATAAAGGAGATATGTGATTTAAATCGTATAAAAATTGTCGATGGAAACGTTCTTACag gaaAAGTTGTTCATGTATATAGTCCAAATTTAGTAATGGTACAACAACGTTTCAGAAACCTTTTTGAGTTAcctcaaaaatatttttatgcttTAGCCGCAAAATTTGAA ATATCAGAAAACACAACAGTAATTGTCTATGTGTCAGCAAATATAAACGATCACAACCGTGCtgataaaaaattctaTAAAAACACTATCTTAGAAAGtgcaaatttatttaaaactGAAGTAAATTCTGAAATCGATATTAGAAGTggtgaattaaaaaaattgtttattaaCTTACTCggatttttcattaaaaagGAAGATGAACATGTTGATCTTACATGTGTCAGCTCT ATTTATGATGTTTCAAATGCCAAAAATCCTTTTACTAAAATGTGCAGAGCATAA
- a CDS encoding fam-a protein: MNTGYIQVVLFLLSFFVYMNNNAIASELSLKKSKNISSSKDSLLSYIPDKIFKPSNSLICTNPDEIEKAEKIMGEAIERLKEHAIHSNDYRLYHHYDEDVNVYRKRHKYLIVDKIDVKIHNTDKYEEIIDTLFNFNNDIYSGGIVVEGKVVREYNPNLVMIQKRYIDVPNKPFEGYFYSIATKHQVSEDTTVIALTSANINDYNHIDKNLFRNIIVESANSFETDICSENYIRRRYLNKMFVHLSGYIIKKKSKYIQITCINALEVDNRNAPKFVEERFKSDKLTILVSTRNKYSMK; this comes from the exons ATGAATACAGGTTACATCCAGGTTGtcctttttcttttaagcTTCTTcgtatatatgaataacaATGCCATTGCAAGCGAGCTTTCTCTAAAAAAATCTAAGAATATTTCTTCATCCAAAGATTCTCTGCTTAGTTATAT CCCggataaaatttttaaaccATCCAACTCCTTAATATGTACCAATCCTGATGAAATTGAAAAAgcagaaaaaattatgggTGAGGCTATAGAACGATTGAAAGAACATGCTATACATTCAAATGATTACAGGTTGTACCACCATTATGATGAAGATGTAAATGTATATCGTAAGAGACATAAATATCTAATCGTTGATAAAATTGATGTTAAAATCCACAATACCGATAAG tatgaagaaataatagATACACTATTCAACtttaataatgatatatatagtgGTGGTATCGTGGTTGAAG GAAAAGTTGTCCGTGAATACAATCCAAATTTAGTAATGATACAAAAACGCTACATAGATGTCCCTAATAAACCTTTTGAaggatatttttattctataGCTACAAAACATCAA GTATCTGAAGATACTACTGTAATTGCTTTAACATCggcaaatataaatgattaCAACCATATAgacaaaaatttatttagaAACATTATTGTAGAAAGTGCAAATTCATTCGAAACCGACATATGTtctgaaaattatattagaAGAAGATACTTAAACAAAATGTTTGTTCACTTATCCGgatatatcattaaaaaaaaaagtaaatatattcaaattaCCTGTATTAACGCT CTTGAAGTAGATAATCGCAATGCTCCAAAATTCGTTGAAGAAAGATTTAAATCAGACAAATTAACGATTCTAGTTAGTACAAGAAACAAATATTCTATgaaataa